One stretch of Gloeocapsa sp. PCC 73106 DNA includes these proteins:
- a CDS encoding RRXRR domain-containing protein produces MQRVPVISKDNQPLMPTKPSRARRWIKERKAVGQFNDLGIFYIQLTETPSSDRTQPISVGIDPGKLFSGIGVQSSLYTLWTAHLELPFKRVRERMDNRRLMRRARRGRRINRKLPFELRAHRQKRFSNRKKSKLAPSIKANRQLEIRVVSELSKIYPITGIYFEYVKADVDLTSRRKGAKSGKGFSVVMVGQKWAIEQLSKSAPVHTRFGWETSNLRKHLGLEKSKNKA; encoded by the coding sequence ATGCAAAGAGTACCCGTAATTTCAAAAGACAATCAACCTCTAATGCCGACCAAACCCAGTCGCGCCAGACGATGGATTAAAGAAAGAAAAGCCGTAGGACAATTCAACGACCTCGGTATTTTCTATATCCAGTTAACCGAAACACCATCAAGCGATCGCACTCAGCCTATTTCTGTAGGAATTGACCCAGGTAAATTGTTTTCAGGAATTGGTGTTCAATCCTCTCTTTATACCCTTTGGACAGCTCATCTAGAGTTACCCTTCAAACGAGTTAGAGAAAGAATGGATAATCGCCGTCTAATGCGACGAGCAAGACGGGGAAGACGGATTAACCGAAAACTTCCCTTTGAGCTGAGAGCCCACCGCCAAAAACGCTTCTCTAATCGAAAAAAATCGAAATTAGCACCGAGTATTAAAGCAAACCGTCAACTAGAAATTAGAGTAGTTTCTGAACTATCTAAAATCTATCCAATTACCGGTATATACTTTGAATACGTGAAAGCTGACGTAGATTTAACATCTCGTAGAAAAGGAGCTAAATCAGGAAAAGGGTTTTCAGTTGTAATGGTAGGACAAAAATGGGCGATCGAACAATTGTCTAAATCAGCTCCTGTTCATACACGCTTTGGTTGGGAGACATCTAATCTTAGAAAACACCTAGGATTAGAAAAGTCAAAAAATAAAGC